Proteins co-encoded in one Conger conger chromosome 4, fConCon1.1, whole genome shotgun sequence genomic window:
- the LOC133125904 gene encoding leukocyte elastase inhibitor A-like isoform X1 yields MIRNIFNFQNESKPVQMMEQTGNFGLAFIPEVDCQILEMPYIGKELSMLIILLREIEDDSTGLERLERELTYEKLIQWTQPDMMKSVVATVALPKFKMEETYDLRDILVSMGMEDAFDESKSDLTGISSSTNLVSKVVHKAFVEVNEEGTEATAATADIIIVECDMLYQNRFIANYPFLFFIRHNPTQSILFYGRFCSPCSLKLCSFQL; encoded by the exons ATGATCCGTAACATCTTCAATTTTCAGAATGAAAGTAAGCCAGTACAGATGATGGAACAGACAGGCAACTTTGGTTTGGCGTTCATTCCGGAGGTCGATTGTCAGATTCTGGAGATGCCTTACATTGGTAAAGAGCTGAGCATGCTCATTATTCTGCTCAGAGAGATTGAGGATGACTCCACAGGGCTTGAGAGG TTGGAAAGGGAGCTCACATACGAGAAATTAATTCAGTGGACACAGCCTGACATGATGAAGAGTGTTGTGGCAACTGTGGCTTTGCCCAAGTTTAAGATGGAAGAGACCTATGACCTGAGAGATATTCTGGTCAGTATGGGGATGGAGGATGCCTTCGATGAGTCAAAAAGCGACTTAACTGGCATTTCTTCCAGCACTAACCTAGTGTCCAAAGTGGTGCACAAGGCCTTTGTGGAGGTGAACGAGGAGGGCACAGAGGCTACTGCTGCCACTGCTGACATCATTATTGTTGAATGTGACATGCTTTACCAAAATCGTTTCATCGCAAACTATCCCTTCCTGttcttcatcagacacaaccccACTCAGAGCATCCTCTTCTATGGCCGGTTCTGCTCCCCTTGCAGTCTTAAACTCTGCAGTTTCCAGTTATAA
- the LOC133125904 gene encoding leukocyte elastase inhibitor A-like isoform X2, translating into MMEQTGNFGLAFIPEVDCQILEMPYIGKELSMLIILLREIEDDSTGLERLERELTYEKLIQWTQPDMMKSVVATVALPKFKMEETYDLRDILVSMGMEDAFDESKSDLTGISSSTNLVSKVVHKAFVEVNEEGTEATAATADIIIVECDMLYQNRFIANYPFLFFIRHNPTQSILFYGRFCSPCSLKLCSFQL; encoded by the exons ATGATGGAACAGACAGGCAACTTTGGTTTGGCGTTCATTCCGGAGGTCGATTGTCAGATTCTGGAGATGCCTTACATTGGTAAAGAGCTGAGCATGCTCATTATTCTGCTCAGAGAGATTGAGGATGACTCCACAGGGCTTGAGAGG TTGGAAAGGGAGCTCACATACGAGAAATTAATTCAGTGGACACAGCCTGACATGATGAAGAGTGTTGTGGCAACTGTGGCTTTGCCCAAGTTTAAGATGGAAGAGACCTATGACCTGAGAGATATTCTGGTCAGTATGGGGATGGAGGATGCCTTCGATGAGTCAAAAAGCGACTTAACTGGCATTTCTTCCAGCACTAACCTAGTGTCCAAAGTGGTGCACAAGGCCTTTGTGGAGGTGAACGAGGAGGGCACAGAGGCTACTGCTGCCACTGCTGACATCATTATTGTTGAATGTGACATGCTTTACCAAAATCGTTTCATCGCAAACTATCCCTTCCTGttcttcatcagacacaaccccACTCAGAGCATCCTCTTCTATGGCCGGTTCTGCTCCCCTTGCAGTCTTAAACTCTGCAGTTTCCAGTTATAA
- the LOC133125906 gene encoding serpin B6-like: protein MYNELIEWIQPEKMKYTRLVLAVPKFKMEESYDLKDILINMEMKDAFDVSKSDFSGMSPSNDLVVSKVVHKAFVEVNEEGTEAAAATAAIMMVGCSRPPPDRFIADHPFLFFIRHNLTQSILFYGRFCSP, encoded by the coding sequence ATGTACAACGAGCTCATCGAGTGGATACAGCCTGAGAAGATGAAATATACTCGTTTAGTTTTGGCTGTGCCCAAGTTCAAGATGGAAGAGAGCTATGACCTGAAAGATATTCTGATCAATATGGAGATGAAGGATGCCTTCGATGTGTCCAAAAGCGATTTCTCTGGCATGTCTCCCAGCAATGACCTGGTGGTGTCCAAAGTGGTGCACAAGGCCTTTGTGGAGGTGAACGAGGAGGGCACAGAGGCTGCTGCCGCCACTGCTGCCATCATGATGGTTGGATGTTCCAGGCCACCCCCAGATCGGTTCATCGCAGACCATCCCTTCCTGttcttcatcagacacaaccTCACTCAGAGCATCCTCTTCTATGGCCGTTTCTGCTCCCCTTGA